A region of Anaerolineae bacterium DNA encodes the following proteins:
- the nfi gene encoding deoxyribonuclease V produces MDWPLTVDHPWDLSPDQAEALQRRLAARVRSEPLAWTQVRFVAGLDAAYPQGKIRAAVAVLSFPKMDLVDVAVAEVDNPAPYMPGLLSFREAPALLRALARLRVRPNVLLVDGHGWAHPRRLGIASHIGVLLDWPTVGVAKAVLVGRPAGPLADEVGATVPLLHQGEVVAMGVRTRQGVKPVWVSVGHRVDLSSAVALVLRCGRGYRLPEPLRWAHRVAGGQPPPQPPAARRLL; encoded by the coding sequence ATGGACTGGCCCCTGACCGTGGACCATCCCTGGGACCTGTCGCCTGATCAGGCCGAGGCGCTGCAGCGCCGCCTGGCCGCCCGCGTGCGTAGCGAACCGCTGGCGTGGACGCAGGTGCGCTTCGTGGCCGGATTGGATGCGGCTTATCCTCAGGGGAAGATTCGCGCTGCTGTGGCTGTGCTGTCTTTCCCCAAAATGGACCTCGTGGATGTAGCCGTGGCCGAGGTGGACAACCCCGCTCCCTATATGCCGGGGCTGCTCTCCTTTCGAGAGGCGCCGGCGCTGTTGCGGGCTTTGGCAAGGCTGCGCGTGCGCCCCAATGTGTTGTTGGTGGACGGCCACGGTTGGGCGCATCCGCGGCGGTTGGGCATCGCCAGCCACATCGGGGTGCTGTTGGACTGGCCCACCGTAGGCGTGGCGAAGGCGGTGCTGGTGGGCCGCCCGGCGGGGCCGCTGGCTGATGAGGTCGGTGCCACGGTGCCGCTGTTGCATCAGGGCGAGGTCGTGGCTATGGGCGTGCGCACCCGCCAGGGGGTGAAGCCGGTGTGGGTCAGCGTGGGCCACCGGGTGGATTTGTCCTCGGCAGTGGCCCTGGTGTTGCGCTGCGGGCGGGGGTATCGCCTGCCCGAACCCTTGCGTTGGGCTCACCGCGTGGCAGGTGGACAGCCGCCGCCGCAGCCTCCAGCCGCCCGGCGTTTGTTGTGA